A window of Dorea formicigenerans contains these coding sequences:
- a CDS encoding HAD family hydrolase, translating into MIIEIPGYKTLDLDYLVLDYNGTIAVDGLIPPAIKERLLLLGDSFKIYVLTADTHGTAAAMCDGLPLEIMTFPSGSAMDEKLRILSSLGAKHCIAIGNGRNDVPMCQAAALSIAVMGTEGAYGKLLSECDVCTTSIADALDLLMLPKRLVATLRG; encoded by the coding sequence ATGATCATCGAAATTCCAGGCTATAAAACACTGGACCTTGACTATCTGGTCCTTGACTACAACGGAACCATTGCCGTTGACGGGCTGATTCCACCTGCAATCAAAGAGCGGCTGCTCCTGCTCGGAGATTCATTTAAAATCTATGTACTGACCGCAGACACTCACGGCACTGCGGCTGCCATGTGCGACGGACTTCCTTTGGAAATTATGACATTTCCTTCCGGTTCCGCCATGGATGAGAAGCTTCGTATTCTAAGCTCACTGGGTGCCAAACACTGTATCGCCATCGGCAACGGACGGAATGACGTACCAATGTGTCAGGCCGCTGCCTTAAGTATCGCAGTGATGGGTACCGAAGGGGCCTACGGAAAGTTGCTTTCAGAATGCGATGTCTGCACAACTTCCATAGCCGATGCACTGGACCTTCTGATGCTGCCGAAGAGACTGGTCGCGACCTTGAGAGGATAA
- a CDS encoding phosphate ABC transporter ATP-binding protein, giving the protein MLTIEHLNCGYGKHEILHDISVTIPDKKITAIVGQSGCGKTTFLKTLNRMVEEEQGYTTGKISLGDADIKSISKETLRSRIGMVFQQPIAFPHSIEKNLTYVLKYYGIRDKKVLSEKVEESLKKAKLYEEVKDQLKKSALKLSGGQKQRLAIARSLCVNPEILLLDEPCSALDMKNTIAIEETLMELKGQYTFVIVTHNLGQAKRIADQIIFMDQGKILEVTDKETFFDSPATELAREQIQYM; this is encoded by the coding sequence ATGTTAACAATCGAACATTTAAATTGCGGATATGGAAAGCATGAAATTCTTCATGATATTTCTGTGACGATTCCAGATAAAAAGATTACTGCCATCGTCGGACAATCCGGCTGCGGAAAGACAACATTTTTAAAAACTTTAAATCGTATGGTGGAAGAGGAACAAGGATATACAACCGGAAAGATTTCTCTTGGTGATGCCGATATCAAATCTATTTCGAAAGAAACTTTAAGAAGCCGCATCGGCATGGTCTTCCAACAGCCGATTGCTTTTCCACACAGTATTGAGAAGAATCTGACTTATGTGTTAAAATATTATGGTATCAGGGATAAAAAAGTTCTGTCTGAAAAAGTAGAAGAAAGTCTGAAGAAAGCAAAATTATATGAGGAAGTAAAAGATCAGTTAAAAAAATCTGCCCTCAAGTTATCCGGTGGGCAGAAACAGCGCCTTGCAATTGCCAGAAGTCTCTGTGTAAATCCTGAAATCCTGCTTCTCGACGAGCCTTGCTCCGCACTGGATATGAAAAATACAATCGCAATTGAAGAAACCCTTATGGAACTCAAAGGTCAGTACACATTTGTCATTGTTACACATAATCTTGGACAGGCAAAGCGCATCGCTGACCAGATTATTTTCATGGATCAGGGAAAGATACTGGAAGTTACTGACAAAGAAACTTTCTTTGACTCACCGGCTACAGAACTTGCCCGCGAACAAATTCAATATATGTAA
- a CDS encoding ABC transporter permease subunit — MNSKVSKYLIRIVLILLGLSVIGVTLFLFLYVFWKGKTVMSLSFILDKPAGVPIGTAGGIFPALMGSLYLGALAALIGGILGIGASAYLVFYHRNKYVSGIVNFAITGLSGIPSILFGLVGYTLLIYGFGISRSLLCASLCVSAMIVPFVAIRARKVFEEKGISYMTNSIGLGLSREYALRKMILPVCFPELLGTVALGMAYGMGAVAPILYTGAVMQAGVPSKLTDPFMSLPYHLYTLVNNGFSLDYAYGTAFVLMLLLLIIQLICKFVTYMRKGN, encoded by the coding sequence ATGAATTCTAAGGTATCCAAATATTTGATCCGCATTGTTCTGATCTTGCTTGGACTAAGTGTCATTGGCGTTACACTGTTCCTCTTCCTGTACGTATTCTGGAAGGGAAAAACTGTCATGAGCCTTTCTTTCATTTTGGACAAGCCTGCCGGTGTACCAATCGGGACTGCCGGTGGAATTTTCCCGGCTCTTATGGGATCTCTTTATCTCGGTGCACTTGCCGCACTGATTGGAGGAATCCTTGGAATCGGTGCTTCCGCATACCTTGTTTTTTACCATAGAAACAAATATGTGTCCGGCATTGTAAATTTCGCAATCACAGGACTGTCCGGTATCCCGTCTATTTTATTTGGTCTGGTGGGTTACACACTCCTGATCTATGGTTTTGGCATCAGCCGGAGTCTTTTGTGTGCATCACTTTGCGTCTCTGCCATGATTGTGCCATTTGTTGCGATCCGCGCTCGCAAAGTCTTTGAAGAAAAGGGAATTTCCTATATGACTAATTCCATCGGTCTTGGACTTTCCAGAGAATATGCTCTTAGAAAAATGATTCTTCCGGTCTGCTTCCCTGAACTTCTCGGAACAGTTGCACTTGGAATGGCATACGGAATGGGCGCAGTTGCCCCGATTCTGTACACAGGTGCAGTGATGCAGGCTGGCGTTCCTTCGAAACTGACAGATCCGTTCATGTCCCTGCCATATCACTTATATACTTTGGTAAACAACGGATTCTCTCTGGACTATGCCTACGGCACAGCATTTGTACTGATGCTTTTACTATTGATCATTCAACTGATCTGCAAATTTGTTACTTACATGAGAAAGGGAAACTAA
- the pstC gene encoding phosphate ABC transporter permease subunit PstC has translation MLRKLPDKISRFLIYLTAFGVSALMAIMLIHIIKESIPAFSELGIKMFLPSTEWRPVSANPQFGLLPAITGTLYVSFIAVVLALIFGVACACFLNFYLPEKIAAVFLAFIDLVAGIPSVIFGFIGLTVLVKSFATQFHMAAGQCILAAGIVLAIMLLPFVISTCHESIRVARTQYELTALALGFSREITLVKIIFPAIRPGIVAGAMMAFGRALGETMAVMMVIGNSPIFPKLLGRGQTLPSLTALEMGSIEYGSLHLSALYVANVVLLVILLVVLGIGYLLKRRLAKHEF, from the coding sequence ATGTTAAGAAAACTACCAGATAAAATCAGCAGATTCCTTATTTACCTCACTGCGTTTGGAGTTAGCGCACTGATGGCTATTATGCTGATCCATATCATAAAAGAAAGCATTCCCGCTTTTTCAGAACTAGGGATAAAAATGTTTCTCCCTTCTACGGAATGGCGGCCTGTCAGTGCAAACCCACAATTTGGACTACTGCCTGCAATTACAGGAACTTTATACGTATCGTTCATTGCAGTAGTCCTGGCTCTGATTTTCGGCGTTGCCTGCGCATGCTTTCTGAATTTTTATCTTCCAGAAAAAATAGCCGCTGTCTTTCTGGCTTTTATCGACTTGGTTGCCGGAATTCCTTCCGTGATCTTTGGATTTATCGGACTTACTGTCCTGGTAAAAAGTTTTGCCACACAATTTCATATGGCAGCCGGACAATGTATTCTCGCTGCCGGGATTGTACTGGCAATCATGCTGCTGCCATTCGTTATCTCGACCTGTCACGAATCTATTCGCGTTGCACGTACACAATATGAACTGACAGCACTTGCACTCGGCTTTTCCCGGGAAATAACTCTGGTCAAAATCATTTTTCCGGCAATCCGCCCAGGCATCGTTGCCGGAGCTATGATGGCTTTCGGGCGTGCACTTGGCGAAACTATGGCAGTTATGATGGTCATTGGAAATTCTCCGATCTTCCCGAAACTTCTTGGTCGTGGTCAGACCTTGCCTTCCCTGACTGCACTGGAAATGGGAAGTATCGAGTACGGCAGTCTCCATCTGTCCGCACTTTATGTTGCAAATGTTGTGTTACTGGTCATTTTGCTGGTCGTACTGGGAATCGGCTATCTTTTGAAGAGGAGGTTAGCAAAACATGAATTCTAA
- a CDS encoding phosphate ABC transporter substrate-binding protein, giving the protein MKKKVLSILLTAAMVMSMAVGCGSNKSASTDAKDDTKTESSADGESNQILFNGSSTLAPVITSIATNFFDTYGTWKAYDSSLPDEDIAIYVSAGGSGQGTKAVIDGTSTFGMVARSVKDEEKKAIKDEKEYQVGIDALTIAVNPENPVTKIIDDLSTEQIVSLFSGEYKTWKDLDASLPDEEVVVITRDINGGAHEVFQKNIMGDTEVKSDAIQASSMGELVQDIIDNPYAIGYASFGVANQNAGKVVTMKVNGVEPTKENIINGSYIIQRPLLLVGSGEPTAVQQAFLDVVLGDEGQKTVEDMGFIPMN; this is encoded by the coding sequence ATGAAAAAGAAAGTATTATCAATTCTCCTTACAGCCGCTATGGTAATGTCCATGGCTGTAGGATGCGGCTCTAACAAATCAGCGTCCACAGACGCAAAAGACGACACAAAGACAGAGTCATCTGCTGATGGGGAAAGCAACCAGATTCTGTTCAATGGTTCTTCTACACTGGCACCGGTTATTACTTCTATCGCAACGAATTTCTTCGATACATATGGAACATGGAAAGCTTATGATTCCTCTCTTCCAGATGAAGATATTGCAATTTATGTTTCCGCAGGTGGTTCCGGACAAGGAACAAAAGCTGTCATCGATGGTACATCTACTTTCGGTATGGTAGCAAGAAGTGTAAAAGATGAAGAGAAAAAGGCGATCAAAGACGAGAAAGAATATCAGGTTGGTATCGATGCTCTTACAATCGCTGTAAACCCTGAGAACCCTGTAACTAAAATTATTGATGACCTTTCTACAGAGCAGATTGTAAGCCTGTTCTCCGGTGAATATAAAACATGGAAAGATCTTGATGCTTCTCTTCCAGATGAGGAAGTCGTAGTTATCACTCGTGACATTAACGGTGGTGCCCACGAAGTATTCCAGAAGAACATCATGGGTGATACAGAAGTGAAATCTGATGCTATCCAGGCTTCTTCCATGGGTGAACTTGTTCAGGATATCATCGACAATCCATATGCAATCGGTTATGCATCATTCGGTGTTGCTAACCAGAATGCCGGAAAAGTTGTTACTATGAAAGTAAATGGTGTTGAGCCTACAAAAGAGAATATCATCAATGGTTCTTACATCATTCAGAGACCTCTGCTGTTAGTTGGTTCCGGTGAACCTACAGCTGTTCAGCAGGCATTCTTAGACGTAGTTCTTGGAGACGAAGGTCAGAAAACTGTAGAAGATATGGGATTCATTCCTATGAACTAA
- a CDS encoding DNA-deoxyinosine glycosylase translates to MEVEHVTHEFKPIYNKESKVLMLGTMPSPKSREVGFYYGHPRNRFWKVLSDVCGEEVPETKKDKITFALRNHIAVWDVLAGCEIRGANDSSIRNPKPNDMNLILKEAPIQAIFATGQKAAQLYRRYCYKDTGIEIICLPSTSPANCRVSYEELYEAYSVIQEYIR, encoded by the coding sequence ATGGAAGTAGAACATGTAACACATGAATTTAAACCAATTTATAATAAAGAATCTAAAGTTTTGATGCTTGGAACGATGCCATCCCCCAAATCCCGGGAAGTAGGATTTTATTACGGGCATCCAAGAAACCGGTTCTGGAAAGTATTGTCAGATGTATGTGGAGAGGAAGTGCCGGAGACTAAGAAAGATAAAATCACATTTGCCTTGCGCAATCATATCGCAGTATGGGATGTACTGGCAGGCTGTGAGATTCGGGGAGCAAATGACAGCAGCATCCGTAATCCAAAACCAAATGACATGAATCTTATCCTAAAAGAAGCACCAATACAGGCAATCTTTGCAACCGGTCAAAAAGCAGCACAACTGTACAGACGCTATTGCTACAAAGATACGGGTATTGAAATCATCTGCCTGCCTTCCACAAGCCCTGCGAACTGTCGGGTGAGCTACGAAGAACTATATGAGGCTTATTCAGTGATACAAGAATACATTAGATAG
- a CDS encoding protein-ADP-ribose hydrolase — MTREQKVSTLIQYLKQENQGYASIPDPIDEGEQRRLLRSLMNVRYPGHASAEYEKLQDELLQEEAEEKGIVTCNDIPVIEQEYPCSEIKNSDRISLWRGDITRLGVDAIVNAANSQLLGCFVPCHGCIDNAIHSAAGIQLRNECAEIMAEQGHEEPIGKAKITKGYNLPAKHVIHTVGPIVGLAVTEKQKEQLKDCYLNCLKVAEKSSLKSIAFCCISTGEFHFPNKLAAEIAVDTVDRFLTKTSIERVIFNVFKEQDFNIYKKLFC, encoded by the coding sequence ATGACACGTGAGCAAAAAGTCAGCACGTTAATACAATATCTGAAACAGGAAAATCAAGGCTATGCCAGTATTCCGGATCCAATCGATGAGGGAGAACAAAGGCGTCTTCTTCGAAGTCTCATGAATGTCCGTTATCCGGGACATGCATCAGCAGAATATGAAAAATTGCAAGATGAACTTTTACAGGAAGAAGCAGAGGAAAAAGGAATCGTGACATGCAACGATATTCCAGTAATCGAGCAGGAATATCCATGTTCAGAGATTAAGAACAGTGACCGCATATCCCTGTGGCGCGGTGACATTACAAGATTAGGCGTAGATGCAATAGTAAATGCAGCGAACAGCCAGCTTCTCGGCTGTTTTGTACCATGTCATGGCTGCATCGACAACGCCATTCACTCGGCGGCAGGAATTCAGCTTCGTAATGAATGTGCAGAAATCATGGCAGAACAAGGACACGAAGAACCGATAGGAAAAGCAAAGATTACAAAAGGCTACAACCTTCCGGCTAAACACGTCATACATACAGTAGGACCAATTGTCGGACTGGCAGTAACAGAAAAACAAAAAGAGCAGCTAAAAGACTGCTATCTCAACTGCCTGAAAGTGGCAGAAAAATCAAGTTTAAAATCCATAGCATTTTGTTGCATCTCAACCGGAGAATTCCATTTTCCCAATAAACTGGCAGCAGAAATCGCAGTAGACACGGTTGACCGGTTTTTAACAAAAACCAGCATCGAACGTGTGATCTTTAACGTGTTCAAAGAGCAAGATTTTAATATATACAAGAAACTTTTTTGTTAG
- a CDS encoding AEC family transporter, whose protein sequence is MDNLFFCLNATGPIFLMMILGLFFRHIGWMDEEFASKMNKFVFKVPLPLLLFGDLATVDFSKVWNVKFVIFCFIVTLICIIISAGISCLWKDKSIRGEFIQASYRSSAALLGIAFIQNIYGNAGMAPVMIIGSVPLYNIMAVVVLSFFKPGQSKIDKEVLKKTLKGIITNPIIIGIVIGLLWSACRLPFSGIPAKTVTSIGNMATPMGLMAMGATFDIHKASAKAKPSIVAAVMKLVGFAAVFLPIAAGLGFKNEEIVAILVMLGSATTVSSYVMAKNMGHEGVLTASTVMLTTMFSAFTLTGWLYILKTLGIV, encoded by the coding sequence ATGGATAATTTATTTTTTTGTTTAAATGCGACAGGTCCTATATTCTTAATGATGATCCTGGGACTTTTTTTTCGTCATATAGGCTGGATGGATGAGGAGTTTGCCTCGAAAATGAATAAATTCGTATTTAAAGTGCCGTTGCCGTTATTATTATTCGGGGATCTTGCGACAGTAGATTTTTCGAAAGTCTGGAATGTAAAATTTGTTATATTTTGTTTTATTGTAACCTTGATTTGTATTATAATTTCAGCGGGAATTTCCTGTCTTTGGAAGGATAAGTCTATCCGTGGGGAATTTATTCAGGCTTCTTATCGAAGCAGCGCGGCGCTTCTTGGTATTGCATTTATCCAAAATATTTATGGAAATGCGGGTATGGCGCCAGTCATGATCATCGGCAGTGTTCCGCTTTATAATATTATGGCGGTTGTTGTTCTGTCCTTTTTCAAACCAGGACAGAGCAAGATTGATAAAGAGGTATTAAAGAAAACTTTAAAAGGAATTATTACCAACCCGATTATTATTGGAATTGTGATTGGACTTCTCTGGTCGGCTTGCCGTCTTCCATTTTCCGGAATCCCGGCGAAGACGGTGACAAGTATTGGAAACATGGCAACTCCGATGGGACTTATGGCAATGGGAGCGACCTTTGATATCCACAAAGCTTCCGCGAAAGCCAAACCGTCTATTGTGGCGGCTGTTATGAAGCTTGTCGGATTTGCGGCAGTCTTTCTGCCAATCGCAGCCGGGCTGGGATTTAAGAATGAAGAAATCGTTGCAATCCTTGTTATGCTCGGATCTGCGACGACTGTAAGTAGTTATGTTATGGCAAAAAATATGGGACATGAAGGTGTCCTTACTGCCAGTACAGTAATGCTTACCACTATGTTCAGTGCATTCACATTGACCGGGTGGCTGTATATATTGAAAACTTTAGGAATCGTGTAA
- a CDS encoding valine--tRNA ligase — protein MSQNLEKTYNPKEIEDKLYQKWCENKYFHAEVDRSKKPFTIVMPPPNITGKLHMGHALDNTMQDILIRYKRMQGYNALWIPGTDHAAISTEVKVTNQLKDEGIDKKELGREKFLERTWQWKEEYGGTITSQLKKMGVSCDWDRERFTMDEGCSEAVEKVFLNLHKKGFIYRGSRIINWCPVCKTSLSDAEVEHEEQDGFFWHIKYPIVGTDRFLEIATTRPETLLGDTAIAVHPDDERYKDIVGKMCKLPLTDREIPIVADYYVDKEFGTGAVKITPAHDPNDFEVGKRHNLPELNIMNDDATINEKYGGKYAGMDRYEARKAMVEDLKEQGYLVKVVPHSHNVGTHDRCHTTVEPMIKQQWFVKMEELAKPAIEAIKNGELKFVPERFDKIYLHWLENIRDWCISRQIWWGHRIPAYYCQDCGEVVVASEAPEKCPHCGCTHFKQDEDTLDTWFSSALWPFSTLGWPHETEDLDYFYPTNVLVTGYDIIFFWVIRMVFSGYAHTGKAPFNTVLIHGLVRDSQGRKMSKSLGNGIDPLDIIDQYGADALRMTLITGNAPGNDMRFYNERVEASRNFANKVWNASRYILMNMEGKEITEPQAEDLGPADRWILSACNNVVKDVTENLDKFELGIALSKIYDFIWDEFCDWYIELSKYAIYHADENPKSANAALWTLKKVLGDALKLLHPYMPFVTEEIYSKLVPEEESLMMSSWPVYEEKWNDAENENILNHYKEIVRGVRNVRSEMNVPNSRKATIYVVCEDEKLAKGLAVLKESAMMMASAGDFIVQADKSGIADDAVSVVVPDATVYVPLEELIDFEQEKERLTKEETRLNKEIARSNGMLNNEKFVSKAPAAKVQEEREKLEKYEQMLAQVKERLAGLQKK, from the coding sequence ATGAGTCAGAATTTGGAGAAAACTTACAATCCGAAAGAGATTGAAGACAAACTGTACCAGAAGTGGTGCGAAAATAAGTATTTCCACGCAGAAGTGGACAGAAGTAAGAAACCATTTACAATCGTAATGCCGCCACCGAATATTACCGGTAAGCTTCACATGGGACATGCTCTTGACAATACGATGCAGGATATCCTGATCCGCTACAAGAGAATGCAGGGATACAATGCACTGTGGATTCCGGGAACAGACCATGCGGCTATTTCTACAGAAGTAAAGGTTACCAATCAGTTAAAAGACGAAGGTATTGATAAAAAAGAACTTGGCCGTGAGAAATTCTTAGAGAGAACATGGCAGTGGAAAGAAGAATATGGCGGAACTATCACATCACAGCTTAAAAAGATGGGTGTTTCCTGTGACTGGGACAGAGAGCGTTTCACAATGGACGAGGGATGTTCTGAAGCAGTTGAGAAAGTATTCTTGAACCTTCATAAAAAAGGATTCATTTACAGAGGATCCAGAATCATCAACTGGTGTCCGGTATGTAAGACTTCCCTGTCTGATGCCGAGGTAGAGCATGAAGAGCAGGACGGATTCTTCTGGCACATTAAGTACCCAATCGTAGGAACAGACCGTTTCCTTGAGATTGCAACAACACGTCCGGAGACTCTTCTGGGAGATACTGCAATTGCAGTTCACCCGGATGATGAGAGATATAAAGATATCGTTGGAAAGATGTGTAAGCTGCCACTGACAGACCGTGAGATTCCGATTGTTGCAGATTATTATGTAGACAAAGAGTTCGGAACAGGTGCTGTTAAGATCACACCGGCACATGACCCTAACGACTTTGAAGTTGGAAAACGTCACAATCTGCCAGAACTTAACATCATGAATGATGATGCTACGATCAACGAGAAGTATGGTGGAAAATATGCAGGCATGGATCGCTACGAAGCAAGAAAAGCTATGGTAGAGGATCTGAAAGAGCAGGGATATCTTGTAAAAGTTGTTCCACATTCTCATAATGTAGGAACTCACGACAGATGTCATACAACGGTAGAGCCAATGATCAAACAGCAGTGGTTCGTAAAGATGGAAGAGCTTGCAAAACCAGCCATTGAGGCGATCAAGAATGGTGAGCTTAAGTTTGTACCAGAGCGTTTTGATAAGATTTACCTGCACTGGCTTGAGAATATCCGTGACTGGTGCATATCCAGACAAATCTGGTGGGGACATAGAATCCCAGCCTACTACTGCCAGGATTGTGGAGAAGTCGTAGTAGCTTCCGAAGCACCGGAAAAATGCCCACATTGTGGTTGTACACATTTTAAACAGGATGAGGATACGCTGGATACATGGTTCAGTTCTGCGCTTTGGCCATTCTCAACACTTGGCTGGCCACATGAGACGGAGGATCTTGACTACTTCTATCCAACGAATGTACTTGTAACTGGATACGACATCATTTTCTTCTGGGTTATCCGTATGGTATTCTCAGGATATGCACATACAGGAAAGGCACCATTTAACACAGTACTGATTCACGGACTTGTTCGCGATTCTCAGGGACGCAAGATGAGTAAATCACTTGGAAATGGTATCGATCCTCTGGATATTATCGATCAGTACGGCGCAGACGCACTTCGTATGACACTGATTACAGGAAATGCTCCTGGAAATGATATGCGTTTCTACAACGAACGTGTAGAGGCAAGCCGTAATTTTGCAAATAAAGTATGGAATGCTTCCAGATATATTCTTATGAATATGGAAGGAAAAGAGATCACAGAGCCACAGGCAGAGGATCTGGGACCTGCAGACCGCTGGATTTTATCTGCATGCAATAATGTGGTAAAAGATGTAACAGAGAACTTAGATAAGTTCGAGCTTGGAATTGCACTTTCCAAGATTTATGACTTTATCTGGGACGAGTTCTGTGACTGGTACATTGAACTTTCAAAATATGCAATCTACCACGCAGACGAGAATCCGAAGAGTGCGAACGCTGCACTTTGGACATTGAAGAAAGTTCTTGGTGATGCACTGAAGCTTCTTCACCCATACATGCCATTTGTTACAGAGGAAATCTACAGCAAACTGGTTCCAGAAGAAGAGTCACTGATGATGTCAAGCTGGCCGGTATATGAGGAAAAATGGAATGACGCAGAGAATGAAAACATTCTGAACCATTACAAAGAAATCGTAAGAGGTGTTAGAAACGTCCGTTCCGAGATGAATGTTCCAAATTCCAGAAAGGCAACGATCTACGTTGTATGCGAGGACGAGAAGCTGGCGAAAGGTCTTGCAGTATTAAAAGAGTCTGCAATGATGATGGCATCTGCCGGAGACTTCATTGTACAGGCAGACAAGAGCGGTATCGCAGACGATGCAGTGTCTGTAGTAGTTCCGGATGCAACAGTTTATGTGCCGCTTGAGGAGCTGATCGATTTTGAGCAGGAAAAAGAGCGTCTTACAAAAGAAGAGACTCGCCTGAATAAAGAGATTGCACGTTCCAACGGCATGCTGAATAACGAGAAGTTTGTAAGCAAAGCACCGGCTGCAAAGGTACAGGAAGAGCGTGAGAAACTAGAAAAATATGAGCAGATGCTTGCTCAGGTCAAGGAGCGTCTTGCTGGATTACAGAAAAAATAA